One window of the Streptomyces asoensis genome contains the following:
- a CDS encoding ATP-binding protein produces MKYDIAAPEPAGMVASLSSLGYSLPAAIADLVDNSISAKAANIDIEFTWAGQDSWIAVVDNGEGMSADELVTAMTVAARGPAMPRTATDLGRFGVGLKSASFSQARQLTVATAVSGEWHVRTWDLDVVEKFGEWRLLHGADEATVDLLDRICGRADHGTVVLWRRLNGYHVDGVTEDDERTQKQFYAEAAHAESHLGMVFARFLTGSRRRTMRVSGSTVEPWDPFLSGHPSVQPLPVEQLPLGTGSVRVEAFVLPSAQRLTPAEYEKAGGPRGWLDQQGFYVYRRDRLILAGDWLGQRGVRREEKYNLARIAVDIPAETDVEWGVDVRKSSVVPPVGLRPHLRRIALQARRRAADVLRHRGQIAARTHGDPLLYAWNVRRASDQVTCRINRGHPLVKAALRPGGASTDDVRALIRLLEETVPVTALRVLHETDTSDDPEPFGGPGPADAGATEVAQRIYEAMVSDGRSPAAARERLRTMPPFDQMQGFWSG; encoded by the coding sequence ATGAAATACGACATCGCAGCCCCTGAACCTGCAGGCATGGTCGCCTCGCTCAGCTCTCTCGGCTACTCACTGCCCGCGGCCATCGCGGATCTCGTGGACAACAGCATCTCCGCGAAGGCAGCCAACATCGACATCGAGTTCACATGGGCTGGACAGGACTCGTGGATCGCTGTTGTCGACAACGGCGAGGGGATGAGCGCGGACGAGCTCGTGACCGCCATGACCGTGGCTGCGCGCGGCCCTGCCATGCCGCGTACCGCCACGGACCTGGGGCGCTTCGGCGTCGGACTCAAGTCCGCGTCGTTCTCCCAGGCCCGCCAGCTCACCGTCGCGACCGCTGTCTCCGGAGAGTGGCACGTACGTACGTGGGATCTCGACGTCGTTGAGAAGTTCGGTGAGTGGAGGCTGTTGCACGGCGCGGACGAGGCGACGGTGGACCTGCTCGACAGGATCTGCGGTAGGGCCGACCACGGCACGGTCGTTTTGTGGCGGCGGCTCAACGGATACCACGTCGACGGCGTGACCGAGGACGACGAGCGGACCCAGAAGCAGTTCTACGCGGAGGCCGCCCACGCGGAGTCGCACTTGGGCATGGTCTTCGCCCGGTTCCTGACGGGCAGTCGACGCCGCACCATGCGTGTCTCCGGCAGCACGGTCGAGCCCTGGGACCCGTTCCTCTCGGGTCACCCTTCCGTTCAGCCCCTCCCGGTGGAGCAACTCCCGCTCGGCACTGGCTCTGTACGCGTGGAGGCGTTCGTCCTCCCCAGCGCGCAGCGGCTCACGCCCGCCGAGTACGAGAAGGCTGGCGGCCCACGCGGCTGGCTCGACCAGCAGGGGTTCTACGTGTACCGGCGGGACCGTCTGATCCTGGCCGGCGACTGGCTTGGCCAGCGCGGTGTACGCCGCGAGGAGAAGTACAACCTGGCACGGATCGCCGTGGACATCCCCGCCGAGACAGATGTTGAGTGGGGCGTCGACGTCCGGAAGTCCAGCGTTGTGCCACCCGTCGGCCTGCGTCCTCACCTTCGTCGCATCGCCCTGCAGGCTCGGAGGAGAGCCGCCGACGTGCTGCGCCACCGCGGGCAGATCGCGGCGCGAACGCATGGCGACCCGCTCCTGTACGCGTGGAACGTCCGCCGTGCGAGTGACCAGGTCACCTGCAGGATCAACCGTGGTCACCCCTTGGTGAAGGCGGCGCTACGCCCCGGCGGCGCCAGTACGGACGACGTGCGAGCGCTGATCCGCCTGTTGGAGGAGACCGTGCCGGTTACGGCCCTCCGCGTGCTGCATGAGACGGACACCAGTGACGACCCCGAGCCCTTCGGCGGTCCGGGACCTGCCGACGCCGGAGCGACGGAGGTCGCACAACGGATCTACGAGGCGATGGTCTCCGACGGTCGTTCGCCCGCTGCCGCCAGGGAGCGACTCCGGACCATGCCCCCCTTCGACCAGATGCAGGGCTTCTGGAGCGGATGA
- a CDS encoding Z1 domain-containing protein, translated as MSSTPEDSFESLAKARRLVLALLSQDRQPTPEEVQNAVTVIFGMLAGQGEVLDRDLLAKEIEAITAVFQEGSSGLESDRGHEPWLPEAKNDREWDFWERYRRYLEDVRSLPPVVVRRLDQSTDEVLSQLEDPRRIGSWRRTGLVIGQVQSGKTGQYIGLAAKAVDAGYQFVVILAGIHNDLRSQTQLRVDEGLLGFDTQHQQRSNQNGKSRLMGAGRMPGAKRLDIASPTNSSEKGDFGRQAANAVNFPLGRFPVVLVVKKHWKILEYLRTWVTEVQGTEDETGRKVVRDIPLFVIDDEADNASINTKRDPDADPTKTNAAIRDLMQSFEKSAYVGYTATPYANIYIDPDVDHADLGADLFPDSFIRTLPSPSNYLGPERVFGLQVDNDDEDDVPPLPLVRPVDDAESWVPSKHKSAFVPSDDLPQSLREAIASFVLSCAARRARGQTKVHNSMLVHVTRFTAVQGIVRDQVADHLGLLVDSLRDRYGQAPERMAELQALWERDFVPTTDHFPADEAELLTWEEVAPQVMPALRKIVVKTVNGASRDALDYYEHRRTGLSVIAIGGQKLSRGLTLEGLTVSYYLRTSNTYDTLLQMGRWFGFRPGYEDLCRLYTTSDLQAKYVEVTAATDELRREVEEMAALNLTPRNFGLKVRASSLGLAITATNKMRQGTKVMLSYSGEGPETVIFNLAQKTVDQNLKALEDFVQRLDGVAAAESKVPGGNVAWKSVPSEVIADFLSSYETDRMAQRVRPRFIAKYIDQCVAVGELPEWTVHLVGKAAAQDPQNVAGHTIGPVTRAAINPGFRTEGRYTIRRVLSPPDEYLDLEPAQVKAALDATQMAAAIKKKEKVPQTPSGEHLRWQRRPDQALLLIYLIERPAASPDGEAEPPLVGFKVSFPRSEHQSDTEYVVNTIWQQEGLDAFDDEEGGE; from the coding sequence GTGAGTTCCACCCCTGAGGACTCCTTCGAGTCCCTTGCCAAAGCCAGGCGCCTGGTTCTCGCCCTGCTGTCCCAGGACCGTCAGCCAACTCCTGAAGAGGTACAGAACGCGGTCACCGTCATCTTCGGGATGTTGGCCGGCCAAGGGGAGGTTCTCGACCGAGACCTGCTGGCCAAGGAGATCGAGGCCATAACCGCCGTGTTCCAGGAGGGTTCTTCCGGTCTGGAGAGCGACAGAGGACACGAGCCGTGGCTGCCGGAGGCGAAGAACGACCGCGAGTGGGACTTCTGGGAGCGCTACCGGCGCTACCTCGAGGACGTCCGCAGCCTGCCCCCGGTCGTCGTGCGTCGGCTGGACCAGAGCACGGACGAGGTCCTGAGCCAGTTGGAGGACCCGCGTCGCATCGGCTCCTGGCGCCGGACCGGCCTCGTGATCGGGCAGGTTCAGTCGGGCAAGACAGGGCAGTACATCGGGCTCGCCGCGAAGGCCGTGGACGCGGGATACCAGTTCGTGGTGATCCTGGCCGGAATCCACAACGACCTCCGCAGCCAGACGCAACTGCGTGTCGACGAGGGCCTTCTGGGTTTCGACACACAGCACCAGCAGCGGTCCAACCAGAACGGGAAGTCCCGTCTCATGGGTGCTGGGCGGATGCCCGGCGCCAAGAGGCTCGACATCGCGTCGCCCACCAACAGCTCCGAGAAGGGCGACTTCGGTCGTCAGGCGGCCAACGCGGTCAACTTCCCCCTCGGTCGGTTCCCGGTCGTCCTGGTAGTGAAGAAGCACTGGAAGATCCTCGAGTACCTGCGTACCTGGGTGACGGAGGTCCAAGGCACCGAGGACGAGACCGGCCGCAAGGTCGTGCGCGACATCCCGCTGTTCGTCATCGACGACGAGGCCGACAACGCCTCCATCAACACCAAGCGGGACCCTGACGCGGATCCGACGAAGACCAACGCCGCGATCCGAGACCTCATGCAGAGTTTCGAGAAGTCGGCCTACGTCGGGTACACCGCGACGCCCTACGCCAACATCTACATCGATCCCGATGTAGACCACGCCGACCTCGGCGCCGACCTCTTCCCCGACAGCTTCATCCGGACCCTGCCCTCACCGTCCAACTACCTCGGTCCGGAGCGGGTCTTCGGACTCCAGGTCGACAACGACGACGAGGACGACGTGCCCCCGTTGCCGCTCGTGCGTCCCGTGGACGACGCCGAGAGCTGGGTCCCGAGCAAGCACAAGTCCGCCTTCGTCCCGTCCGACGACCTACCCCAGTCCCTGCGTGAGGCGATCGCCTCGTTCGTGCTCTCGTGTGCCGCTCGCAGGGCGCGGGGGCAGACGAAGGTGCACAACTCCATGCTGGTGCACGTCACCCGCTTCACCGCGGTCCAGGGGATCGTTCGTGACCAAGTGGCCGACCATCTGGGCCTTCTCGTGGACTCGCTCCGTGACCGGTACGGGCAGGCTCCGGAGCGGATGGCAGAGCTCCAAGCCCTGTGGGAGCGCGACTTCGTCCCCACCACGGACCACTTCCCCGCGGACGAGGCCGAGCTCTTGACCTGGGAGGAGGTGGCCCCACAGGTCATGCCGGCCCTGCGCAAGATCGTGGTCAAGACGGTGAACGGCGCCTCACGTGACGCGCTCGACTACTACGAGCACCGTAGGACCGGTCTCTCCGTCATCGCCATCGGAGGTCAGAAACTCTCCCGAGGACTCACCCTGGAAGGGCTGACCGTCAGCTACTACCTGCGTACGTCCAACACCTACGACACCCTGCTGCAGATGGGCCGGTGGTTCGGATTCCGCCCGGGGTACGAGGACCTGTGCCGTCTCTACACGACGTCCGACCTCCAGGCCAAGTACGTCGAGGTGACCGCCGCGACCGACGAACTGCGCCGTGAGGTGGAGGAAATGGCCGCGCTCAACCTCACCCCGAGGAACTTCGGGCTGAAGGTACGTGCCTCCTCGCTCGGCCTCGCGATCACAGCCACCAACAAGATGCGCCAGGGTACGAAGGTCATGCTCAGTTACTCCGGCGAGGGCCCGGAGACCGTGATCTTCAACCTTGCTCAGAAGACCGTTGACCAAAACCTCAAGGCACTTGAGGACTTCGTCCAGCGGCTCGACGGCGTCGCGGCGGCCGAGTCGAAGGTTCCGGGCGGCAATGTTGCGTGGAAGTCGGTGCCTTCCGAGGTGATCGCCGACTTCCTCTCCAGCTATGAGACCGACCGCATGGCGCAGCGCGTCCGTCCCAGGTTCATCGCGAAGTACATCGACCAGTGCGTGGCGGTGGGCGAACTGCCTGAGTGGACGGTGCACCTGGTCGGCAAGGCCGCGGCACAGGATCCGCAGAACGTCGCCGGACACACCATCGGGCCGGTGACCCGCGCGGCGATCAACCCCGGTTTCAGGACGGAGGGGCGCTACACGATCCGCCGGGTACTCAGTCCGCCTGACGAGTACCTCGACCTCGAACCGGCCCAGGTGAAGGCCGCTCTCGACGCCACGCAGATGGCCGCGGCGATTAAGAAGAAGGAGAAGGTTCCCCAGACCCCCTCGGGCGAGCACCTGCGCTGGCAGAGGAGGCCCGACCAGGCCCTGCTGCTGATCTACCTGATCGAGCGGCCGGCGGCCTCTCCGGACGGTGAGGCAGAACCGCCTCTGGTGGGCTTCAAGGTGAGCTTCCCCCGCTCCGAGCACCAGTCCGACACGGAGTACGTCGTCAACACCATCTGGCAGCAGGAGGGCCTCGACGCCTTCGACGACGAGGAGGGCGGGGAGTGA
- a CDS encoding PD-(D/E)XK motif protein, giving the protein MTVTEAEWRDLETPQITPGRSRLRLHPNAPLDVFLSVTHPGHQRMLVLRTDARSADHIVRSVGRLPRAAGLEMNLSAVSRLEYELQVVLTANELREVFNPLVTDVADTVRDAPEAAAALTAAVDRFERWQDLLRSVSRDGLAPEARRGLVGELLVLREHVLPAVDPADAVEAWTGPSGANQDFQLPEVAIEAKASTAKRPRSIRIASERQLDGTGTPALLLALAMLDERRGGSGESLNRLVERIRERLTSSADRAQFDGRLVQAGYLPGQRDMYDEPRYTLRDLHFWHVRGDFPRIVEADLVAGVGDCTYHVSTSGLDQYRATTDEVTELIGGLHA; this is encoded by the coding sequence GTGACCGTCACCGAGGCCGAGTGGCGTGACCTGGAGACCCCCCAGATCACGCCCGGTAGGTCCCGGCTTCGGCTGCACCCGAACGCTCCTCTGGACGTCTTCCTGTCCGTCACCCACCCTGGTCACCAACGCATGTTGGTCCTCAGGACCGACGCCCGCTCCGCGGACCACATCGTGCGCTCGGTGGGGCGGCTGCCGCGTGCGGCCGGACTGGAGATGAACCTGAGCGCGGTGTCGCGGCTCGAGTACGAACTCCAGGTGGTCCTGACCGCGAACGAACTGCGTGAGGTTTTCAACCCGCTCGTCACCGACGTTGCCGACACCGTCAGGGACGCCCCCGAGGCCGCTGCCGCCCTGACCGCCGCCGTGGACAGGTTTGAGCGGTGGCAGGACCTCCTACGCTCCGTAAGTAGGGACGGCCTGGCGCCCGAGGCGCGCCGCGGCCTCGTTGGCGAGCTCCTCGTACTCCGAGAGCACGTCCTGCCCGCCGTCGACCCGGCTGATGCAGTGGAGGCGTGGACTGGTCCGAGCGGAGCCAACCAGGACTTCCAGCTACCCGAGGTGGCGATCGAGGCGAAGGCCAGCACCGCCAAGCGTCCGCGGAGCATCCGTATCGCCAGCGAGCGGCAGCTGGACGGCACCGGCACGCCCGCGCTGCTGCTGGCACTGGCGATGCTCGACGAACGGCGTGGTGGATCGGGCGAGAGTCTGAACCGGCTGGTCGAACGCATACGCGAGCGGCTCACCAGCTCCGCTGACCGGGCTCAGTTCGATGGGCGTCTCGTCCAAGCCGGATACCTTCCCGGACAGCGAGACATGTACGACGAGCCCCGCTACACCCTCCGCGACCTGCACTTCTGGCATGTGCGGGGGGATTTTCCGAGAATCGTCGAAGCGGATCTCGTGGCAGGTGTCGGCGACTGCACTTACCACGTGAGTACCTCGGGGCTGGATCAGTACCGCGCCACGACCGACGAGGTGACCGAACTGATCGGGGGCTTGCATGCCTGA
- a CDS encoding restriction endonuclease: MDSFELGRLTDHDFEVVCRDLFSDALGIPLEIFPRGRDRGVDLRHTGPAGTTVVQCKHWPSATQKTLIRRLIKDELPKVRALAPDRYIVATTVGLTVDGKEELRSAFSPYVRGTGDLYGVDEIVAELLRRPDLVRRHFRLWLSSTAVLQTVLNQDQYLRSSWLQKRLPGVADTFVPHEGFERAQQLLDTQRVCVIAGIPGVGKTTVALMLTAWLMGNGYEVHEITQDVDEIGTLWREGTRQVFLYDDFLGRTTLDAPLNKNEDNRLLSVIREIQETPGKALVMTTRDYLLEHARLRHDRLAAPDVSDAVSVIRLTDLHRRVRGQILYNHVHHSSLPPDDKRRFADPKVWRPVVRHKNFNPRLVEETLRLSARQGQDVAAAMLENLDDPRRVWERIVENELTDEAVHMLEVLFTFRSAGLDDLEDSWHRYRKEMDRTADGRTFRRALQLLDGTMISVGQGRVAFHNPSIEDYVRFHLNAGRAHFSELLKALVHEEQVQRLVAAARIADGAAILARLREHESTVSTIVQAMGDDVETRLWHEDESRSTHLEWVLETAELLDSATLAAYVMQKTLSPFTPYGPFSHLEGLINSLDASPLVPQEHAQRFREKVTHAIHAEMLEYVEAGDWYWSIALYHQLRRTPSRASREQATEGLVRNALAELRWLAAEPEREPRIAYLELLEELVDFLLKQGAEDELPQEFAVVYGRAERVFALREAERNKWLQKHQIQRDPSAHSDAAHDHVLVTELMRKLDDTR; this comes from the coding sequence ATGGACTCTTTCGAGTTGGGGCGGTTGACGGACCATGACTTCGAGGTGGTCTGCCGTGATCTGTTCAGTGATGCCCTCGGCATACCGCTGGAGATCTTCCCGCGCGGCCGAGACCGTGGCGTCGACCTGCGGCACACCGGCCCCGCCGGGACGACCGTCGTGCAGTGCAAGCACTGGCCGAGCGCGACCCAGAAGACTCTGATCAGACGCCTGATCAAGGATGAACTGCCCAAGGTCCGCGCGCTGGCACCCGACCGTTACATCGTCGCCACGACGGTCGGTCTGACCGTCGACGGCAAGGAAGAGCTCCGCAGCGCCTTCTCCCCGTACGTACGCGGCACTGGCGACCTGTACGGCGTGGACGAGATCGTCGCCGAGCTGCTGCGCCGCCCGGACCTGGTCCGACGACACTTCCGGCTCTGGCTGAGCAGCACCGCCGTCCTTCAGACCGTGCTGAACCAGGACCAGTACCTGCGCTCGTCGTGGCTTCAGAAGCGACTGCCGGGCGTCGCCGACACCTTCGTCCCGCACGAGGGCTTCGAACGAGCCCAGCAGCTCCTGGACACCCAGCGGGTCTGTGTCATCGCCGGCATCCCCGGGGTGGGCAAGACGACGGTGGCACTGATGCTCACGGCCTGGCTGATGGGCAACGGCTACGAGGTCCACGAGATCACCCAGGATGTCGACGAGATCGGCACCCTGTGGCGCGAGGGCACTCGGCAGGTGTTCCTCTACGACGACTTCCTGGGGCGTACGACCCTGGACGCACCTCTGAACAAGAACGAGGACAACCGCCTGTTGTCGGTGATCCGGGAGATCCAGGAGACTCCTGGCAAGGCACTGGTGATGACGACCCGCGACTACCTGCTGGAGCACGCCCGTCTCCGACACGACCGGCTGGCAGCGCCGGACGTGTCGGACGCGGTCAGCGTGATCCGGCTGACCGACCTGCATCGGCGGGTGCGGGGCCAGATCCTCTACAACCACGTCCACCACTCCTCCCTGCCGCCGGACGACAAGCGCCGGTTCGCCGATCCGAAGGTGTGGCGTCCGGTGGTCCGGCACAAGAACTTCAATCCGCGTCTGGTCGAGGAGACCCTCCGGCTGTCCGCGCGCCAGGGCCAGGACGTCGCTGCGGCGATGCTCGAGAACCTGGACGACCCGCGCCGCGTGTGGGAACGCATCGTGGAGAACGAGCTGACGGACGAAGCCGTCCACATGCTGGAGGTGCTGTTCACCTTTAGGTCCGCCGGTCTCGACGATCTGGAGGATTCCTGGCACCGATACCGCAAAGAGATGGACCGGACGGCGGACGGCCGAACGTTCCGGAGGGCACTGCAGCTGCTGGACGGCACGATGATCTCGGTCGGACAGGGGCGGGTGGCATTCCACAACCCATCGATCGAGGATTACGTCCGCTTCCACCTCAACGCCGGCCGGGCCCACTTCTCGGAACTGCTCAAGGCACTCGTCCACGAAGAACAGGTGCAACGGCTCGTCGCTGCGGCTCGTATAGCTGACGGGGCGGCCATCCTGGCCCGGCTGCGGGAGCACGAGTCGACCGTCAGCACCATCGTCCAAGCGATGGGAGACGACGTGGAGACCAGGTTGTGGCACGAGGACGAAAGCCGGTCGACGCACCTGGAGTGGGTACTGGAGACAGCCGAGTTGCTGGACTCGGCGACGCTGGCCGCGTACGTGATGCAGAAGACGCTCTCCCCGTTCACCCCCTATGGACCCTTCTCCCACCTGGAGGGCCTGATCAACTCTCTCGATGCCAGCCCCTTGGTGCCGCAGGAACACGCCCAGCGGTTCCGGGAAAAGGTGACCCACGCCATCCACGCCGAAATGCTGGAGTACGTCGAGGCCGGCGACTGGTACTGGTCCATCGCGCTGTACCACCAGCTGCGCCGGACACCGTCCAGAGCGTCCCGCGAACAGGCGACCGAGGGGCTGGTCCGAAACGCCTTGGCGGAGCTGCGCTGGCTCGCCGCAGAGCCCGAGCGCGAGCCACGTATCGCCTACCTGGAACTGTTGGAGGAACTCGTGGACTTCCTCCTGAAGCAGGGGGCCGAGGACGAGCTGCCCCAGGAGTTCGCCGTCGTGTACGGCAGAGCTGAGCGCGTGTTCGCGCTCCGGGAAGCAGAGCGGAACAAGTGGCTCCAGAAGCACCAGATCCAGCGGGATCCGTCCGCGCATTCCGACGCCGCTCACGATCACGTGCTGGTCACCGAGCTGATGCGCAAGCTCGACGACACACGCTGA